A single window of uncultured Pseudodesulfovibrio sp. DNA harbors:
- a CDS encoding homoserine O-acetyltransferase has product MSEYIEHNADGPSVGLVKKEAFTFDEGGSGLTLDSGRILPSVTLAYETCGTLNEDKSNAILVCHALTGDSHVAGYYNEEDPKPGWWDLMVGPGKPIDTDKYFIICSNTIGGCMGSTGPMTRNPETTHPYGTSFPVVTIGDMVRCQRRLVDHLGIDTLLAVAGGSVGGMQVLEWSVRYPDRVRAALPLATTTKHSAQAIAFNEVARQAIMADPTWNKGDYYETGRPEHGLAVARMVGHITYLSDESMRHKFDRRLQDRVELSFDFEADFQVESYLRYQGNKFVDRFDANSFLYLTKAADYFNLENQHGEGSLVSAFSRASCRYLVISFTSDWLYPTYQSKAMVKAMKKNGLDVSFCEIEAPWGHDAFLLPNDRLNGLLSGFLNRVSNEITGDK; this is encoded by the coding sequence ATGAGCGAATATATTGAACACAATGCTGACGGGCCATCCGTGGGACTGGTCAAGAAAGAGGCCTTCACATTTGACGAAGGCGGTTCTGGACTGACTCTGGACTCAGGCCGCATTCTGCCATCGGTAACACTGGCCTATGAGACCTGCGGCACGCTGAACGAGGACAAGTCCAACGCCATCCTCGTTTGTCACGCCCTGACCGGTGACTCCCATGTTGCCGGATATTACAATGAAGAAGATCCCAAGCCAGGTTGGTGGGATCTCATGGTCGGACCGGGCAAGCCCATCGACACGGACAAATATTTCATCATTTGTTCCAACACCATTGGCGGGTGCATGGGGTCCACCGGACCGATGACACGCAACCCGGAAACCACCCACCCATACGGAACCTCTTTCCCGGTGGTAACTATCGGCGACATGGTGCGCTGCCAGCGTCGGCTTGTCGATCACCTCGGCATCGACACACTTTTGGCCGTTGCAGGCGGTTCCGTCGGCGGCATGCAAGTCCTTGAATGGTCTGTACGGTATCCCGACCGAGTCCGGGCTGCCCTGCCACTCGCCACCACCACCAAGCACTCGGCCCAAGCCATCGCCTTCAACGAAGTCGCGCGGCAAGCCATCATGGCCGACCCCACATGGAACAAGGGCGATTATTACGAGACTGGCCGCCCCGAGCATGGGCTGGCCGTGGCCCGCATGGTCGGACACATCACCTATCTGTCCGATGAATCCATGCGCCACAAATTCGACCGCCGACTTCAGGATCGCGTCGAACTTTCCTTTGATTTCGAGGCCGATTTTCAGGTCGAAAGCTATTTGCGTTATCAAGGCAATAAATTTGTTGATCGATTCGACGCCAATTCTTTCCTCTATCTGACCAAGGCCGCCGACTATTTCAATTTGGAAAACCAGCACGGCGAAGGGTCTCTCGTCTCAGCATTTTCCCGCGCATCATGCCGCTATCTGGTTATCTCATTCACATCGGACTGGCTCTATCCGACCTACCAATCCAAGGCCATGGTCAAAGCCATGAAAAAGAACGGGCTGGATGTCAGTTTCTGCGAAATCGAAGCACCATGGGGTCACGATGCATTTCTGTTGCCCAATGATCGCCTCAACGGGCTGCTCTCCGGCTTTCTCAATCGGGTCAGCAACGAAATCACGGGGGACAAATAA
- a CDS encoding sulfite exporter TauE/SafE family protein, whose product MPLDSIFWVALQSSIVLGLVHGVNPCGHSWLVLAPFVYGEKNGKRVFSLTSAFIIGTSLACLIIGLTLGSISLTIPASFSFYIDIITFGILLTLGLILIVKPSLLHNHDHDHNHEHTHSHNDEHEHTCQHGHGSCGHTHKVPSARSITTWGLFSIGFVNMIVPCPTVAIMYTYALDSGSLLKGTMVFGAYAIGTAIALGTVIYAIYKAAGFVRTLEQDWVEPMVMRTAGVMTIAFGAYSLYTSTT is encoded by the coding sequence ATGCCTTTAGATTCAATTTTCTGGGTAGCCCTTCAGAGTAGCATCGTGCTCGGCCTTGTTCATGGCGTAAACCCATGCGGCCACTCATGGTTGGTTCTGGCTCCATTTGTGTATGGCGAAAAAAACGGGAAACGTGTGTTCTCCCTCACCTCAGCATTCATTATCGGCACTTCCCTTGCTTGTCTTATCATCGGCCTGACCCTCGGTTCCATTTCTTTGACCATCCCGGCATCCTTTTCTTTTTATATTGATATCATCACCTTTGGGATACTCCTTACACTTGGACTCATCCTTATCGTCAAACCTTCCCTGCTGCACAATCATGACCATGACCATAACCACGAGCATACGCATTCACACAATGATGAGCACGAACACACATGTCAGCACGGCCACGGTAGTTGTGGCCACACGCACAAGGTTCCTTCTGCCCGTAGCATCACAACGTGGGGATTGTTCTCCATTGGTTTCGTCAACATGATCGTGCCATGTCCGACAGTGGCTATCATGTATACATATGCTCTGGACTCAGGGAGCCTGCTCAAAGGAACTATGGTATTCGGTGCATATGCCATCGGCACGGCCATCGCTCTTGGAACAGTCATCTATGCGATATACAAGGCGGCGGGTTTCGTTCGCACGCTTGAACAGGATTGGGTCGAACCTATGGTCATGCGAACTGCCGGTGTCATGACCATAGCCTTTGGTGCATACAGTCTGTATACATCTACGACTTAG
- a CDS encoding MarR family transcriptional regulator — protein MINKINHAIIEFFEKLSSWEHDVVREKGMTLPQMHTLEILGIHGAMRMKELAEAMGITTGTLTVLVDRLESKGCVRRKPHDTDRRSINVELTDKGDALFEEHDRLHLQLTEELVGACPPEDHDTLLRCLKIMNNEF, from the coding sequence ATGATCAACAAAATCAACCACGCCATTATCGAATTCTTTGAAAAACTCTCATCGTGGGAACACGATGTGGTACGGGAAAAAGGCATGACCCTGCCACAAATGCATACTCTGGAAATTCTCGGCATCCATGGGGCCATGCGTATGAAGGAGCTGGCCGAAGCCATGGGCATCACCACTGGTACACTGACTGTGCTTGTGGACAGGCTGGAGTCAAAGGGATGCGTCCGCCGCAAACCCCACGACACTGACCGTCGGTCCATCAACGTCGAATTGACGGACAAGGGAGATGCCCTCTTCGAAGAACACGACAGGCTGCATTTGCAGCTGACCGAAGAACTCGTCGGAGCTTGTCCACCTGAAGACCACGACACCCTGTTACGCTGTCTAAAGATCATGAACAACGAGTTCTGA